One Methylophaga marina DNA window includes the following coding sequences:
- the hxlB gene encoding 6-phospho-3-hexuloisomerase, giving the protein MTMHRDLVVNKITDILGATDSSLEAEFVAMCDGAKRIFITGAGRSRLVGNFLGMRLMHSGYTVYVQGEISTPSIREGDLLIVISGSGETTQLVSFANKAKSEKAKVVLICSKASSTIGDIADKTIQIGNDDSFAPTKGMPMGTMFELSTLIFLEAIVSHLIHEKGIPEEEMRYRHANME; this is encoded by the coding sequence ATGACAATGCATCGTGATCTAGTTGTAAACAAAATCACTGATATTTTAGGGGCTACTGACAGTTCTCTTGAAGCTGAATTCGTTGCCATGTGTGATGGTGCTAAACGCATCTTCATTACAGGTGCCGGACGTTCACGTCTTGTTGGTAACTTCTTGGGTATGAGGTTGATGCATAGTGGTTACACCGTATACGTTCAAGGTGAAATCAGCACACCTAGCATCCGTGAAGGCGATTTATTAATCGTTATCTCAGGTTCAGGTGAAACAACTCAGTTGGTTTCATTCGCGAACAAAGCTAAATCGGAGAAAGCTAAAGTAGTATTAATCTGCTCTAAAGCAAGTTCAACGATTGGTGATATAGCGGACAAGACAATTCAAATTGGTAACGATGATAGCTTTGCTCCTACAAAGGGCATGCCTATGGGTACTATGTTTGAATTATCGACATTGATTTTCTTGGAAGCCATCGTTTCTCATCTTATCCATGAGAAAGGTATTCCAGAAGAAGAAATGCGATACAGACACGCTAATATGGAATAA
- the prmB gene encoding 50S ribosomal protein L3 N(5)-glutamine methyltransferase, with the protein MIDYLAVQSELNTFRDFLRWSTSRFNEAGLFFGHGNEDAFNEASQLLLSSLHLPVDTFPDVFLDARLTQDEKRTLLIAIEKRIEKRIPLPYLTNEAWFAGLPFFVDERVLIPRSPFAELIETQFQPWVAEPDSITRIIDMCTGSGCIAIALAMAFEQAEVTASDISSDALDVARVNRQKYGLEDQLTLLESDIWQKISTDEKYDLIISNPPYVGAEEMASLPEEYRHEPNSALEADDNGLALVTKILSGAADHLTENGLIFIEVGNTDLAVDDKWPEIAFTWLELENGGHGIFMLDKDQCELFKQLYG; encoded by the coding sequence ATGATTGATTACCTAGCTGTTCAATCTGAATTAAATACTTTTCGTGATTTTTTACGATGGTCTACATCCCGCTTCAATGAAGCGGGATTATTTTTTGGTCATGGTAATGAGGATGCATTTAATGAAGCATCACAATTGTTACTAAGTAGTTTGCATCTTCCTGTCGATACGTTTCCGGATGTATTTCTCGACGCCAGACTCACGCAGGATGAGAAGCGGACCCTACTCATCGCTATTGAAAAGCGGATTGAGAAACGTATTCCACTACCTTATCTCACCAATGAAGCCTGGTTTGCTGGTTTACCTTTTTTTGTGGATGAACGTGTTCTTATTCCCCGCTCCCCTTTTGCTGAATTAATAGAAACACAGTTCCAACCATGGGTCGCTGAACCTGACTCCATCACACGAATTATAGATATGTGTACTGGTAGTGGTTGTATTGCTATCGCATTGGCAATGGCCTTTGAGCAAGCTGAAGTCACAGCCAGTGATATCAGTTCTGATGCCTTAGATGTCGCTAGAGTAAATCGTCAGAAATATGGATTAGAGGATCAACTGACGTTGCTTGAGTCGGATATATGGCAAAAGATATCTACCGATGAAAAATATGATCTGATTATCAGTAATCCGCCCTATGTGGGAGCAGAGGAAATGGCTTCTTTGCCTGAAGAGTATCGACATGAGCCAAACTCAGCACTTGAAGCAGATGATAATGGTTTAGCCTTAGTCACAAAAATTCTTTCCGGTGCGGCCGATCATTTGACAGAAAATGGTCTGATATTTATTGAAGTAGGTAACACCGATCTCGCTGTGGATGATAAATGGCCGGAGATTGCGTTTACCTGGCTAGAGTTAGAAAACGGTGGCCACGGTATCTTCATGCTGGACAAAGACCAGTGTGAACTCTTTAAACAGCTTTACGGCTAA